The following coding sequences lie in one Alicyclobacillus curvatus genomic window:
- a CDS encoding lytic transglycosylase domain-containing protein — translation MALNNLNSSLIMPGQKLQINGRAHKLTVYQSATPPVQAIDLHVVSHVGIPLQLIPIYMAAGQKYGIPWTVLAAIHRIETDFSTGPEVSGAGAEGPMQFMPTTFEHYGVKAPGHHGTPNINNVYDAIYTAAHMLAADGYANNPAGAIYQYNHSMAYVDSVEMLAQTYQV, via the coding sequence ATGGCCCTCAACAATCTGAATTCTTCGCTAATAATGCCTGGGCAAAAATTACAGATCAACGGACGTGCACACAAGTTAACAGTTTACCAAAGCGCAACTCCACCTGTGCAAGCAATTGACCTCCATGTCGTCAGTCACGTCGGGATACCATTGCAACTGATACCTATCTATATGGCTGCCGGACAAAAATACGGGATTCCATGGACGGTCCTAGCAGCGATTCATCGCATCGAAACGGACTTCTCGACGGGACCAGAAGTAAGCGGTGCAGGTGCGGAGGGCCCAATGCAGTTCATGCCCACTACATTCGAACACTATGGTGTGAAGGCCCCGGGTCATCACGGGACACCGAATATTAACAATGTATACGATGCCATCTACACAGCGGCGCATATGTTAGCTGCCGATGGATATGCGAATAATCCCGCTGGGGCCATTTACCAATACAATCACTCCATGGCCTACGTCGATTCCGTCGAAATGTTGGCCCAGACATATCAGGTGTAA